GCCGAGAATGTGGACATGAGATTCTATGATGTTATTTACCACGCTCTTGACGATATCAGGGGTGCCATGACCGGGCTGCTTGATCCGACTTTTGTCGAGAAGGTCATCGGGACCATCGAAGTGAGGGAAACGTTTAATCATCCCAAGGCCGGGACCATTGCCGGCAGTTATGTGTCTGATGGTCGGGTTGACCGGAATTCCAAGGTCCGGATTGTCCGGGACGGAGTGGTCGTCTATACCGGGAAGATTGGTTCGCTGCGCCGCTTCAAAGACGATGTGAAAGAAGTACAGTCCGGGTTTGAATGTGGTATTAGTATAGAGAACTACAATGATATCAAACCTGGTGATGTCCTGGAAGCCTTCATTATGGAAGAGGTGGCCGGAGAGCTGTAATTATGACGGGCAAAGGATCACGATCCAGGTTCGCTCTGCCGGAGCTTGGCAAAAAAACAGGGCGCAGACCTGCAAGGGTGGCGGACAGTATTAAGAATGAGATCGCCATGCTCCTTTTGCGGAAGGTGAAGGATCCGCGTCTCTATAATGTGACGATTACCGCAGTGGAGATCACCTCTGATCTGCGCCTGGCCCGGGTGAAGTTCAGTTGTTTCGGCCAGGATCCGGAAAAAGTCGGCGATGGGCTGGCCAGCGCCAGGGGATTCATGCGGTCGCACCTTGCCCGGGAGCTTGGGTTGAGGTACGTCCCGGATCTCGAATTCGTCTACGATGTCAGCCTGGAGCGCCAGGCTGAGATG
This genomic interval from Pseudomonadota bacterium contains the following:
- the rbfA gene encoding 30S ribosome-binding factor RbfA, with amino-acid sequence MTGKGSRSRFALPELGKKTGRRPARVADSIKNEIAMLLLRKVKDPRLYNVTITAVEITSDLRLARVKFSCFGQDPEKVGDGLASARGFMRSHLARELGLRYVPDLEFVYDVSLERQAEMDKLFREIAEKDDQAS